The following is a genomic window from Chitinophaga caseinilytica.
ACGCTCCCTCCCTCCAACACGCTCTGCTCGCTCAGCGGGGTGATCGCATACCAGGTAGCCAGGTCGTACACGTCCATCTGGTAATCCGTTCCGCGCTTGATCGATTCGATGAAGGAATTGATGACGAACCAGTCCATACCGCCATGTCCCGCGCCGGAAGCGTCGTTACCATAGCGCTTCCACAGCGGGTGGTCGTATTTGCCCATGTAGCTCTCCGGATCTTTCTCGCTGCCGGCCTTTTCCCAGCTGTGCGGCTTGCTCGTTCCTTCGATGTGGATGCTGTCGAAATCGTCCATCCACAGCCCGTTCGTTCCCTGTACGCGGAAGTTCAGCGAATAGGGGCGGGGGAGGTTCGTGTCGTGGGACAGCAGGATGGTTTCGCCGTTATTGGTCTTGATGAGCGTGCTCACGATATCGCCCAGCTTGAATTCCACTTTGGCGTTCGGGTGATTGGGCCCGCCCTGCGGATGGTCTACGATATATTTGTGGAGCCCGCGCGATTTGGTGGCTACGCTCGTGAGCGACAGCAGCCTGTTGCCGCGGTTGGTGTTGATCATGTTGTTCACCGGCCCCAGCCCGTGCGTGGGGTACAGATCGCCGTTGCGGTGCACGCTGTGGTTGGTGCGCCATTTCGCTTCCGAAAGGCCCTTCTCCCCGAATTCCACGCCGCCGCCGTAATACTGCTTGCCGTCGTTGAACTTCACGGCGCGGAGATCGTGCTGGTAGCCACCCTGGAGGTGCACCAGTTCACCGAAAAGGCCCTGGCGTACCATGTTCAGCACGGCCAGCACATCGCGGCGGTAATTCACGTTTTCCATGCCGAACACCGGGATGCCGGTAGATTCGGAAGTGTTCACCAGCTCCCAGCACTCCTGGATATCCGCCGCACCGCAAACTTCCACGGCCGGCGTAACGCCCGCGCGCATGGCGGCTACGGCCTGGATGGTATGCCATTCCCAGGGCGTGGCGATGATCACGGCGTCGATGTCGCCGCGCTTGAGGAGGTTTTTATAGTCGTGCGGCCCATTCGTGTATTCCGCTACCTTGCGCTTGGCGCCGTACGCGGCCTGGATTTCCTTGCGGACCAGCGGCATGGCGAAATCGTTGTCCGGGTCGGCAACGGCAACCACGTCTACGTCACTGCGCTTGAGGCACAGCTTCAGGTGCTCGATCCCGCGGGCGCCCACGCCGATCACGCCCAGTCTTACTTTTTCTTTCTTGATCCCGGCGAAAATGCGTGCCGGCGTATTCATCAAACCCAGGCCCACTCCTGCGGCCACGGTGTTGCGGAGAAATTTTCTGCGATGCAATGGCTTGTTCATATCAGCTCGATTGTAATAAATAAAGAGTAACGGGATACAATGTAGCGTTTTCAGGCAAAACACTTTCCACCGGATAGGAAAATTGTGACATTCGTGTGATGGACGGCAAATCCGGAAGGCTGTTCCCATAGTATTTTCTCATTCTTTTTCATGATATTGACAATGTTCGCGAAATGCGCGCCGGATACTTATTTTGAGGGATATCACGTCTACAAACCCGAATTATGAAAAAAACGATACTTCTCGCACTCCTGCTGGCCGGGAGCAAAGCGTGGGCGCAGCCGGAAATCAAACCGGTGGGGGCTTTGCCTTCGGCTGCACAGGTGAAATGGCAGCAGCTCGAATATTACATGTTCATCCATTTCGGCCCGAACACCTTTACTGACAAGGAATGGGGGCATGGGGACGAAGACCCCAAAGTCTTCAATCCCACCGAGCTGGACGCGCGCCAGTGGGCCCGCACGGCGAAACTGGCGGGAATGAAAGGCATCATCATCACAGCCAAGCACCACGACGGGTTCTGCCTCTGGCCCAGCGAATTCAGCAAGCACACCGTGCGCGAAAGCGCCTGGAAAAACGGGAAGGGCGACGTGCTGGCGGAACTTTCC
Proteins encoded in this region:
- a CDS encoding Gfo/Idh/MocA family protein, yielding MNKPLHRRKFLRNTVAAGVGLGLMNTPARIFAGIKKEKVRLGVIGVGARGIEHLKLCLKRSDVDVVAVADPDNDFAMPLVRKEIQAAYGAKRKVAEYTNGPHDYKNLLKRGDIDAVIIATPWEWHTIQAVAAMRAGVTPAVEVCGAADIQECWELVNTSESTGIPVFGMENVNYRRDVLAVLNMVRQGLFGELVHLQGGYQHDLRAVKFNDGKQYYGGGVEFGEKGLSEAKWRTNHSVHRNGDLYPTHGLGPVNNMINTNRGNRLLSLTSVATKSRGLHKYIVDHPQGGPNHPNAKVEFKLGDIVSTLIKTNNGETILLSHDTNLPRPYSLNFRVQGTNGLWMDDFDSIHIEGTSKPHSWEKAGSEKDPESYMGKYDHPLWKRYGNDASGAGHGGMDWFVINSFIESIKRGTDYQMDVYDLATWYAITPLSEQSVLEGGSVQYIPDFTRGKWINRKPNFALNGEY